A genomic segment from Fuerstiella sp. encodes:
- a CDS encoding Re/Si-specific NAD(P)(+) transhydrogenase subunit alpha: MSQETSGLTVGIPSEPDPDERRVAVVPATVSELNKLGLHVIVESGAGMESGFSDEAYRSRNAAVCETRDEVFQQADIVLQVQYLGAAGDAGVADIDLFRNGQIVIGSCDPLTFPEPVRGLADRGATGFSLELVPRITRAQSMDVLSSMATIAGYRAVLLAATAAPRMFPLLMTAAGTLKPARVLVIGAGVAGLQAIATAKRLGAVVSGYDIRPAVKEQVESLGGRFVELDVSTGDAETKGGYAREMDDDFYRRQQEAMKKIVADSDIVITTAAIPGRQAPVLVTEDMVVAMSPGSVIVDLAAERGGNCEVTVSGETIDHTGVKVLGPVNIPSDVPVHASEMLSRNILTFLQGLVSDGQVNIDLTDEILRDTLLTRNGQIENVRICEALNLPVPDTDGEENSSESSAAAAGDNSPD; the protein is encoded by the coding sequence ACGTCCGGTCTGACGGTTGGAATTCCGAGTGAGCCCGACCCGGATGAACGACGAGTTGCAGTCGTCCCTGCCACTGTTTCAGAGCTGAATAAACTTGGACTGCATGTTATTGTTGAGTCCGGGGCTGGAATGGAATCCGGATTCAGTGATGAAGCATATCGGAGCAGGAACGCTGCAGTCTGCGAAACCCGTGATGAAGTGTTTCAGCAGGCCGATATTGTGTTACAGGTCCAGTATTTAGGAGCGGCCGGAGATGCGGGAGTGGCTGACATTGACCTGTTTCGGAATGGGCAGATCGTGATCGGCAGCTGCGATCCGCTCACCTTTCCGGAACCGGTTCGTGGGCTGGCAGATCGTGGCGCGACCGGATTTTCTCTGGAACTGGTGCCGCGAATCACGCGTGCGCAGAGTATGGACGTTTTGTCATCCATGGCGACGATTGCCGGCTATCGGGCTGTGTTACTGGCTGCGACGGCCGCTCCTCGTATGTTCCCTCTGCTGATGACGGCTGCCGGCACGCTCAAGCCTGCCAGGGTACTGGTAATCGGTGCCGGTGTGGCCGGGCTGCAGGCAATTGCCACAGCGAAACGACTTGGAGCCGTCGTGTCGGGATATGACATTCGACCGGCTGTCAAAGAACAGGTTGAAAGCCTTGGTGGACGCTTCGTGGAGCTGGATGTGTCAACTGGTGATGCGGAAACCAAAGGTGGTTATGCCAGGGAAATGGATGATGACTTCTACCGTCGTCAGCAGGAGGCAATGAAAAAGATTGTTGCGGACAGTGATATTGTGATTACGACAGCAGCTATTCCGGGTCGACAGGCGCCGGTGCTGGTAACCGAGGATATGGTTGTGGCGATGTCTCCAGGCAGTGTGATTGTGGATCTTGCAGCGGAACGTGGCGGAAACTGTGAGGTCACGGTGTCGGGCGAAACAATCGATCACACTGGAGTCAAAGTGCTCGGTCCGGTCAATATTCCGTCTGATGTTCCTGTTCATGCCAGTGAAATGCTCAGCCGGAATATTTTAACGTTCCTGCAGGGCCTGGTCAGTGACGGTCAGGTCAACATCGATCTCACAGACGAAATCCTCCGAGATACACTACTCACCAGAAACGGTCAGATTGAAAACGTCCGGATCTGTGAGGCACTCAATCTGCCGGTACCGGATACCGACGGTGAAGAAAATTCTTCTGAGAGCTCAGCGGCAGCCGCAGGCGATAACTCACCGGACTAA
- a CDS encoding NAD(P) transhydrogenase subunit alpha produces the protein MGTILMVNYLIVSFVSLADVVPAESSGAEPASLILLLTVFVLAVFVGVEIITKIPPTLHTPLMSGSNAISGITLIGAVLAAGSDHSMMSSVLGFLAVVLATVNVVGGFLVTNRMLAMFKQKK, from the coding sequence ATGGGAACAATATTGATGGTGAACTATCTGATTGTCTCGTTTGTTTCACTGGCGGATGTCGTCCCTGCTGAGTCCTCCGGCGCAGAACCCGCATCCCTGATACTTCTGCTGACGGTCTTTGTGCTGGCGGTTTTCGTTGGTGTTGAGATTATTACTAAAATCCCGCCGACGTTGCACACGCCGTTGATGTCCGGTTCGAACGCGATTTCGGGAATCACCCTCATTGGCGCAGTCCTTGCTGCCGGATCCGATCACAGCATGATGTCATCCGTACTCGGCTTCCTTGCTGTTGTGCTGGCGACCGTAAATGTGGTGGGCGGTTTCCTGGTGACCAATCGCATGCTGGCCATGTTCAAACAAAAAAAATGA
- a CDS encoding NAD(P)(+) transhydrogenase (Re/Si-specific) subunit beta, with amino-acid sequence MSIDRADLIDLSYLLAAILFIVGLKGLTRPRTAVRGNQLGALAMLIAVVATMLHQDVVSLTGMMFGIAIGSAIGVVLALRIAMTAMPQLVALFNGLGGAASVLVAGGYLAGISSTVTDVSVLTATAVSGLIGSITLSGSLVAFGKLQELRFVKDVSFTGQQFINLGVTVVLLSLGYLLVTQPASAQLWFWLMSFIALGLGVLLVISIGGADMPVVIALLNSYSGLAASATGFVLNNNLLIIAGALVGASGLILTRIMCDAMNRSLWAVLFGTMQGGSSSVSDEEAYATVRSTSADEVAMMLEIAQKVLIIPGYGMAVAQAQHAVRDLTNLLLARDVDVQFGIHPVAGRMPGHMNVLLAEADIAYERLQEMDDVNSTMDQIDVAIVLGANDVVNPLARTDPDSPIAGMPIIDVDKARTVIVIKRSLSAGFAGIANPLFGAENSLMLFGDGKAAIVEISKALQEG; translated from the coding sequence GTGAGTATTGACCGTGCCGATCTGATTGATCTGAGTTATTTGCTGGCTGCCATTTTGTTCATTGTCGGCCTCAAGGGACTGACACGACCGCGAACAGCCGTGCGCGGCAACCAGCTGGGTGCGCTGGCAATGCTGATCGCGGTCGTCGCTACGATGCTGCATCAGGATGTTGTCAGCCTGACAGGCATGATGTTCGGGATCGCAATTGGATCAGCGATTGGGGTCGTACTGGCACTGCGCATCGCCATGACGGCGATGCCACAGTTGGTTGCGCTTTTCAACGGTCTGGGAGGTGCCGCTTCTGTGCTGGTTGCAGGAGGCTACCTGGCGGGTATTTCTTCAACTGTTACCGATGTCAGTGTTCTTACGGCGACTGCGGTATCAGGCCTGATCGGTTCCATCACCCTTTCGGGAAGTCTGGTGGCATTTGGCAAGTTGCAGGAGTTGCGATTCGTCAAGGATGTTTCATTCACCGGTCAGCAGTTCATCAATCTGGGAGTGACTGTCGTTTTACTGTCCCTGGGTTATTTACTGGTCACCCAGCCTGCGTCCGCACAACTGTGGTTCTGGCTCATGTCATTCATTGCCCTGGGCCTTGGCGTTCTGCTTGTGATCTCGATTGGCGGTGCGGACATGCCGGTGGTGATCGCCCTGTTGAATTCGTATTCCGGTCTGGCAGCTTCGGCCACCGGGTTTGTACTGAATAACAATCTGCTGATCATTGCAGGAGCACTTGTGGGGGCGTCGGGACTTATTCTGACCCGGATTATGTGTGACGCGATGAACCGTTCGTTGTGGGCTGTGCTGTTTGGCACGATGCAGGGTGGAAGCAGTTCGGTCTCTGACGAAGAAGCCTATGCGACCGTAAGGTCCACATCGGCAGATGAGGTTGCAATGATGCTGGAGATCGCTCAAAAGGTGTTAATTATTCCAGGCTACGGCATGGCAGTCGCTCAGGCACAGCATGCGGTACGCGATCTCACCAATCTGCTCCTGGCCCGTGATGTTGATGTACAGTTTGGAATTCATCCCGTCGCCGGGAGGATGCCGGGCCACATGAATGTTTTGCTGGCAGAGGCGGATATTGCCTACGAACGCCTCCAGGAAATGGATGATGTGAATTCCACAATGGATCAGATTGACGTAGCGATTGTGCTGGGTGCTAATGACGTGGTAAATCCTCTGGCCCGCACTGACCCGGACAGCCCCATTGCGGGAATGCCGATCATCGATGTCGATAAGGCCCGTACGGTGATTGTCATCAAACGCAGCCTGAGCGCCGGATTTGCAGGTATTGCCAATCCGCTGTTTGGGGCGGAGAATTCGCTGATGTTGTTTGGTGACGGGAAAGCCGCCATCGTTGAGATTAGTAAGGCGCTGCAGGAAGGCTGA
- a CDS encoding DUF1501 domain-containing protein — MSHHYLRFPDTSRSRRELLIRSATGFGAAALAGLLQDELSADIHNPLLPRETHFPPQVRSVIFLYMDGGVSQVDSFDPKPSLDRINGQPFPKKIEPTQFNNIGRSLASLWKFQQYGESGTSVSDLFPQVAQHVDDLAVIRSMVSDFSEHTNGNYFLHTGHGQQGRPCMGAWWGYGLGTECQDLPHYVILNGGLIPPGGLDNFGSGFLPAGYQGSVFSSTGPAVANVRRRELNQALQKNKLNLIRQLDTAALGRFGNNQQVESAIANYELAARMQLAVPDLMDISKESKETQDRYGLFAEFSNTRIFGRQCLLARRLVERGVRFIQVTCPGGNGDRWDQHTNLREGHSKNALSVDQPIAGLLQDLKNRGLFEQTLIVWTGEFGRTPFAQGNNGRDHNPFGFSCWLAGGGIRGGTVYGATDEYGYRAVENRVEIHDLHATMLYLCGIDHERLTFRFSGRDMRLTDVHGRVVHDILA, encoded by the coding sequence ATGTCTCACCATTATCTACGATTTCCGGATACTTCCCGATCGCGACGAGAATTGCTGATTCGGTCAGCCACCGGCTTCGGTGCCGCAGCGCTGGCAGGTTTGCTGCAGGACGAACTGTCTGCGGACATTCATAACCCGCTGCTTCCCAGAGAAACGCATTTCCCGCCTCAGGTTCGCAGTGTGATCTTTCTGTATATGGATGGTGGAGTCTCCCAAGTGGATTCGTTCGATCCAAAGCCGTCGCTGGATCGGATCAACGGTCAGCCGTTTCCTAAGAAAATTGAGCCCACGCAGTTCAACAATATTGGTCGTTCACTGGCCAGCCTCTGGAAGTTTCAACAGTACGGTGAAAGTGGAACATCGGTGAGTGATTTGTTTCCACAGGTGGCGCAGCATGTGGACGATTTGGCGGTGATTCGGTCAATGGTGTCTGATTTTTCAGAACACACCAACGGAAATTACTTTCTGCACACCGGCCACGGGCAGCAGGGACGACCGTGTATGGGTGCCTGGTGGGGGTATGGACTGGGTACGGAATGTCAGGACCTGCCCCACTACGTCATCCTGAACGGTGGATTGATTCCACCAGGCGGACTTGACAATTTTGGGAGTGGTTTTCTGCCGGCCGGTTATCAGGGCTCGGTTTTCAGCAGTACCGGTCCGGCCGTAGCCAATGTGCGCCGTCGGGAACTGAATCAGGCGCTTCAAAAGAACAAACTGAATCTGATCCGTCAGCTGGATACTGCTGCCCTGGGCCGATTCGGTAATAATCAGCAGGTGGAGTCTGCCATCGCCAACTACGAGCTTGCTGCGCGGATGCAGCTGGCGGTACCGGACCTGATGGACATCAGCAAGGAATCGAAGGAGACTCAGGATCGGTATGGCCTGTTTGCAGAATTCAGCAACACCAGGATATTTGGGCGTCAGTGTCTGCTTGCAAGACGTCTGGTGGAACGAGGCGTTCGCTTCATTCAGGTGACCTGTCCGGGCGGTAACGGTGATCGCTGGGATCAGCACACCAACCTGCGTGAAGGTCATTCCAAAAATGCATTGTCCGTTGACCAGCCGATTGCCGGACTTCTGCAGGATCTGAAGAATCGCGGATTGTTTGAACAGACTCTTATCGTCTGGACCGGGGAATTCGGGAGAACTCCGTTTGCCCAGGGTAACAATGGGCGTGACCACAATCCATTCGGTTTTTCATGCTGGCTGGCGGGAGGTGGTATACGTGGTGGAACAGTCTACGGTGCCACGGATGAGTATGGTTATCGCGCTGTGGAGAACCGCGTGGAAATCCATGATCTTCATGCCACGATGCTGTACCTGTGTGGAATTGATCACGAGAGACTTACGTTTCGGTTTAGCGGACGCGATATGCGGCTGACGGATGTCCATGGTCGCGTGGTCCATGACATTCTGGCGTAA
- a CDS encoding type 1 glutamine amidotransferase, whose translation MNTSISPLLNILLIQIRDADDPVKAQETECFRSTLQCNQRQIEVFDLTAGRTFSKTWLSHTDLVLIGGSGNYSVAQGGPWWPAAAENMALLHEISKPTFASCWGFQAIAQALGGKVVTDLTRAEVGTIQVTITPEGQRDPVFGIAPSAIRVQSGHQDIVECLPKDAVCLASSDRVTNQAMTFRGKPVYGTQFHPELTRHTLIERLQNYPQYLENIVGLTLEEFADQCRETPDSAELLRRFVELVCD comes from the coding sequence TTGAACACCTCGATTTCTCCCTTACTAAATATTTTACTGATTCAAATCCGCGATGCAGATGATCCTGTGAAGGCTCAGGAAACAGAGTGTTTTCGGTCGACACTTCAATGTAACCAACGTCAGATTGAAGTTTTTGACCTGACCGCAGGCCGCACCTTCAGTAAAACGTGGCTGAGTCACACGGACCTCGTTCTGATCGGCGGAAGCGGCAACTATTCAGTCGCCCAGGGTGGTCCCTGGTGGCCTGCTGCAGCAGAAAACATGGCTCTGCTGCACGAGATCAGTAAACCCACCTTCGCTTCCTGCTGGGGTTTTCAGGCAATAGCCCAGGCTCTGGGCGGAAAAGTTGTGACAGACCTGACCCGCGCTGAAGTCGGTACAATTCAGGTGACCATAACCCCGGAAGGACAGAGGGATCCGGTTTTTGGAATCGCCCCGTCAGCAATCAGAGTCCAGTCCGGACACCAGGACATCGTCGAGTGCCTTCCGAAAGATGCGGTCTGTCTGGCATCGTCCGATCGGGTTACGAATCAGGCGATGACATTTCGGGGCAAACCCGTCTACGGGACACAATTTCACCCGGAGCTGACACGTCACACGTTGATCGAACGCCTACAAAACTATCCACAGTACTTGGAAAACATTGTCGGCCTGACATTGGAAGAGTTCGCTGATCAGTGCCGGGAGACACCTGATTCTGCCGAACTGCTTCGTCGTTTCGTGGAATTGGTCTGTGACTGA